Proteins from a single region of Macrotis lagotis isolate mMagLag1 chromosome 2, bilby.v1.9.chrom.fasta, whole genome shotgun sequence:
- the LALBA gene encoding alpha-lactalbumin: MMSLLPLLLLSIVLPTTPAKNLNKCEFIQKVREQKLDSYVPMPEFTCTIFHSTGFSTHNKVDNNGNTEYGIFQISNNGWCAEKQEDVAKSVCGIHCSKFLDEDITDDIACVKKIMQRTERLDYWKAYKTFCRENLDQWNC; encoded by the exons ATGATGTCTTTGCTCCCTTTGCTCCTGCTCAGCATCGTGCTTCCAACCACCCCGGCCAAAAATCTCAACAAATGTGAATTTATCCAGAAAGTGAGGGAACAAAAATTGGACTCCTATGTTCCTATGCCTGAAT ttaCCTGTACCATATTCCATAGCACTGGCTTTAGCACCCATAATAAGGTTGATAACAATGGCAACACCGAATATGGAATATTCCAGATCAGCAACAATGGTTGGTGTGCTGAAAAGCAGGAAGATGTAGCAAAAAGTGTCTGTGGCATTCATTGCTCTA AATTCCTGGATGAAGATATTACTGATGACATTGCTTGTGTTAAGAAGATCATGCAAAGAACTGAGAGACTTGATTACTG GAAGGCCTATAAGACATTTTGCCGTGAGAACCTGGACCAGTGGAACTGCTAA